A region from the Actinoplanes sp. OR16 genome encodes:
- a CDS encoding GNAT family N-acetyltransferase: protein MRIERITAAAEVHRAADLFDAPPLEAATERFLTDPTHHLLIAYDGGDRPIGMISGVETTHPDKGTEMLVYELGVAPVARLQGVGTALVNALAEIAKRNGCYGMWVATESDNKAALATYRRSGACEEMTFTLLSWDLT, encoded by the coding sequence ATGCGCATCGAACGGATTACCGCAGCCGCCGAGGTTCACCGCGCGGCCGATCTCTTCGACGCGCCACCCCTGGAGGCCGCCACCGAGCGCTTCCTCACCGATCCCACGCACCATCTGCTGATCGCCTACGACGGCGGTGACCGCCCGATCGGCATGATCAGCGGCGTCGAGACGACCCACCCGGACAAGGGCACCGAGATGCTCGTCTACGAACTGGGGGTAGCGCCGGTGGCCCGCTTGCAGGGTGTCGGGACGGCGCTGGTGAACGCCCTCGCCGAGATCGCCAAACGGAACGGCTGCTACGGCATGTGGGTCGCCACCGAGTCGGACAACAAGGCGGCGCTGGCCACGTACCGCCGATCCGGCGCCTGCGAGGAGATGACCTTCACGCTGCTGAGCTGGGACCTGACCTGA
- a CDS encoding MSMEG_6728 family protein, which translates to MQTFLPYPDFTGSARALDVKRLGKQRVETIQVLRGLVRPGYGWRHHPAVKMWQGYEEALVRYGLDMCEVWTATGRADTCAATLLTDLRASTGPESVRSAAELSAAGDLPPWLGDEALHVSHRSALLRKDPAYYRPLFGPDIPDDLPYVWPASDRPPTTTPAV; encoded by the coding sequence ATGCAGACCTTCCTGCCGTATCCGGACTTCACCGGCAGCGCCCGCGCTCTCGACGTCAAACGCCTCGGCAAACAGCGTGTCGAGACGATCCAGGTGCTGCGCGGCCTGGTCCGGCCCGGCTACGGCTGGCGCCACCACCCGGCCGTCAAGATGTGGCAGGGCTACGAGGAGGCCCTGGTCCGGTACGGCCTGGACATGTGCGAGGTGTGGACGGCGACCGGCCGCGCCGACACCTGCGCCGCGACCCTGCTCACCGACCTGCGGGCGTCGACCGGCCCGGAGTCGGTCCGGTCAGCCGCCGAACTGTCGGCAGCGGGTGATCTGCCGCCGTGGCTCGGCGACGAAGCCCTGCACGTCAGCCATCGGTCGGCCCTGCTGCGCAAGGACCCGGCGTACTACCGCCCGCTGTTCGGCCCCGACATCCCGGATGACCTTCCCTACGTGTGGCCGGCGTCCGACCGTCCTCCGACCACCACGCCCGCGGTCTGA
- a CDS encoding ABC transporter ATP-binding protein: MATVTYDKASRIYPGSERPAVNELNLEIGDGEFLVLVGPSGCGKSTSLRMLAGLEDVDRGRILINDKDVTHLPPKSRDIAMVFQNYALYPHMTVYENMAFALKLRKTPKSEIDRAVKEAAALLQLEEYLSRKPKALSGGQRQRVAMGRAIVRQPQVFLMDEPLSNLDAKLRVQTRTQIASLQAKLGVTTVYVTHDQVEAMTMGHRVAVLLDGELQQVATPRELYDTPGNVFVAGFMGSPAMNIKTVPLTESGATFGSLSVPLTREQVAAAQQGGDGKVTIGFRPEAAEVVTESAGALPLVVDLVEDLGSDANVYGHAEVGGASERFVVRTERRYMPNMGETVWIKPQTNALHVFNAGSGFRI; encoded by the coding sequence ATGGCTACCGTCACTTACGACAAGGCCTCCCGGATCTACCCGGGCTCTGAGCGTCCCGCCGTCAACGAGCTGAACCTCGAGATCGGCGATGGCGAGTTCCTCGTTCTGGTCGGCCCCTCCGGTTGTGGCAAGTCCACCAGCCTGCGCATGCTCGCCGGCCTGGAGGACGTGGACCGCGGCCGCATCCTGATCAACGACAAGGACGTCACGCACCTCCCGCCGAAGTCCCGTGACATCGCGATGGTGTTCCAGAACTACGCTCTCTACCCGCACATGACGGTGTACGAGAACATGGCCTTCGCCCTGAAGCTGCGCAAGACCCCGAAGTCGGAGATCGACCGCGCGGTGAAGGAAGCCGCCGCTCTGCTCCAGCTGGAGGAGTACCTCTCGCGTAAGCCGAAGGCGCTCTCCGGTGGTCAGCGCCAGCGTGTCGCCATGGGCCGCGCGATCGTGCGTCAGCCGCAGGTCTTCCTCATGGACGAGCCGCTGTCGAACCTCGACGCCAAGCTCCGCGTCCAGACCCGTACGCAGATCGCCTCCCTCCAGGCGAAGCTCGGCGTCACCACCGTCTACGTCACCCACGACCAGGTCGAGGCCATGACCATGGGTCACCGGGTCGCCGTGCTGCTCGACGGTGAGCTGCAGCAGGTCGCCACGCCGCGCGAGCTCTACGACACCCCCGGCAACGTCTTCGTCGCCGGCTTCATGGGCTCGCCCGCCATGAACATCAAGACGGTTCCGCTCACCGAGTCGGGCGCCACCTTCGGCTCGCTCAGCGTCCCGCTGACCCGTGAGCAGGTCGCCGCGGCCCAGCAGGGTGGCGACGGCAAGGTCACGATCGGCTTCCGTCCCGAGGCCGCCGAAGTGGTCACCGAGTCGGCCGGCGCGCTGCCGCTGGTCGTCGACCTGGTCGAGGACCTCGGCTCGGACGCCAACGTCTACGGCCACGCCGAGGTCGGCGGCGCTTCCGAGCGCTTCGTCGTCCGCACCGAGCGCCGCTACATGCCGAACATGGGCGAGACGGTCTGGATCAAGCCGCAGACCAACGCCCTGCACGTCTTCAACGCGGGCTCCGGCTTCCGCATCTGA
- a CDS encoding PQQ-binding-like beta-propeller repeat protein, with translation MIGIVAGVVALGVAAAVILWPGTRALDFHPVEELARFDPAVPVGSGWSDTEVIGDRAYFASSDQDGRLGVVAVDTGSKKMVWSNPAAGTASLWDRMIALPVGLVVFSSLESSTGKAQMRILGAGDGKELWNRPIGSSDTVHIGADTMVIVDRVEQRLLGLDLETGEVRWEEEDPDATTVVTVTTQADLAGPAGTGGRPFSPDVSDDDRFVQINSDRSASVRDMRTGKVAKTRPSVAGTSDEAIAHDGRLFVHESGNAQRIFAYDLEGFGEPATLHTAAPDASLSSLTPCGEKRLCFVETAGFDRDAGQVVAVDAEKGGELWRHDVPAVESLIPIGTSLLAVADEDSTMIDPDGTRLWTVPGVAVRLDAGNVLRFSGSLTTSVGSQSLSGVHVGDAAAEMGLLRDVRPGACAWNTTVLACVRESDFALFSFA, from the coding sequence TTGATCGGAATCGTGGCCGGGGTGGTCGCGCTCGGGGTGGCCGCCGCCGTGATCCTCTGGCCGGGCACGCGGGCACTCGACTTCCATCCGGTGGAGGAGCTGGCGCGCTTCGATCCGGCCGTCCCGGTGGGCTCCGGCTGGTCGGACACCGAAGTGATCGGGGACCGTGCCTACTTCGCGAGCTCGGACCAGGACGGGCGGCTCGGCGTGGTCGCCGTCGACACCGGCAGCAAGAAGATGGTCTGGAGCAACCCCGCCGCCGGTACGGCCTCGCTCTGGGACCGCATGATCGCGCTGCCGGTCGGGCTCGTCGTCTTCTCCAGTCTCGAATCGAGCACCGGCAAGGCGCAGATGCGCATCCTCGGCGCCGGCGACGGCAAGGAACTGTGGAACCGTCCGATCGGCAGCTCCGACACCGTCCACATCGGCGCCGACACGATGGTCATCGTCGATCGGGTGGAGCAGCGGCTGCTCGGGCTCGATCTGGAGACCGGCGAGGTCCGCTGGGAGGAGGAGGACCCGGACGCGACAACGGTCGTCACCGTCACCACCCAGGCGGACCTGGCGGGTCCCGCAGGCACTGGCGGGCGCCCGTTCTCCCCGGACGTCTCCGACGACGACCGGTTCGTCCAGATCAACAGTGATCGGTCGGCGAGCGTGCGGGACATGCGTACCGGGAAGGTGGCGAAGACCCGGCCCAGCGTGGCCGGCACCAGCGACGAGGCGATCGCCCACGACGGGCGGCTGTTCGTGCACGAGTCCGGAAACGCACAGCGGATCTTCGCGTACGACCTGGAGGGGTTCGGCGAACCCGCCACCCTGCACACCGCCGCGCCGGACGCCTCGCTGAGTTCCCTGACGCCGTGCGGCGAGAAGCGGCTCTGTTTCGTCGAGACCGCCGGCTTCGACCGGGACGCGGGCCAGGTCGTCGCCGTCGACGCGGAGAAGGGCGGCGAACTGTGGCGGCACGACGTCCCGGCGGTCGAATCGCTCATCCCGATCGGCACATCGTTGCTGGCCGTGGCGGACGAGGACAGCACGATGATCGACCCGGACGGGACTCGGCTGTGGACCGTCCCCGGCGTCGCGGTGCGCCTCGACGCCGGCAACGTCCTGCGCTTCTCCGGCAGCCTGACGACATCGGTGGGCAGCCAGTCGCTGTCCGGCGTCCACGTGGGCGACGCGGCGGCCGAGATGGGCCTTCTGCGCGATGTACGCCCGGGCGCCTGCGCGTGGAACACCACGGTCCTGGCATGCGTACGAGAGTCCGATTTCGCCCTGTTCTCGTTTGCCTGA